agtaAAATATGAAACTGCAGCAGTTTAACATTAATGATAACTTTCTACCTTTTACAGTTATTCCAAGGTGCCGGTGTTTGAAGACCAGTAAGTCTGTAAAGATCGCTCTCATCGCTCAACTCAAGGTGGATGAGCCTCGTCCACACTGCAACAGGAGAGAAGTCATGTAAGTACCCACAGTGACAGGAGCACATTATTAATAAGAGCTCAGTCATTAATAAGGATTGTttataaagtggttttaaatCAAAGCTTTCTTTACATGTTATAGTGTCACACTGAAGGATGGGAGTGAACAGTGTCTCGATCCTGAGTCTAAATTCACCAAAACGCTGCTGGAAAAACTGTAAGTCAtacagatgtttttttctttctttcattcactGTTATTCAACTAAATGTGAGttaaatattagagagaaagtgAGTGAAGTCAAAACAGGAACATCAACAGTCACTTTGGAGCATCAGTGCGAGGCTCTGCACATCATTAATTACACCTGCatgaataaaacatatttaatgtAAATCTCCATCCAAACAAACAACAGGTTTTAATCTACAGTGAACCTCTGAAAGAATTTTTATCTCTTACAAACATACTGATGGTTTTAGAGCAGCAGTTCAAAACTGAGGGTAAAAATGCACGACTTGATCTGTTCACTACCACTGGAACTTCAAAGTTTCATCTCTGTGATATGTTGTCTTTAGAGGAATCAGATGAGAGATACGGTTTTACAGCAGTGGTTACATGCTCAGGGTGAATAATGTTTCTGCATCACTGGATAACTATGAGGGATGAACAATTAACAAACTGCAGGGAGTGAAtttctttggggttttttcaaagcaagattttgttttttcattcacccacagtctcatctctctaATATGTTGTTTTCACAGGAATCAGATGAAAAAAACAGTCATCAGCCCCCAAACAACCACAGCATCAACCACAGTGCCAGAATCATCATGATCCCCTTTGTATGTTTAGTGCTGGTACAAGATCAGCGTGGATCAAGAAGAAGGAGCAGCACAGCTCTAGTTCTCATCACAAAATAGAAATGCAACTCATCCTTCAGTTCTGATTAATaagcatatgtatatatattttatacacatatatatttatttttgtaaagtgCTGATGTAAGACTGATGTAATAAAACCATGATTATTTATATCAGAGGTGAACTTCACGTGTATTTTTACaagttttgtttgggtttttttgtattctGATATGTACAACAGTGACTCCAAAGCCGACTCAATAAACCTCTAAGTTGTTGAGTAAGTTacatcttttaaaaactgattacATCTCAAAACCATAAACAAACTCTCAATTTTTTGTTGCAAGTAAAATGAAACATTGTCTTTAAATGTGACCTCAAAAGTTTGAACTGCGTCTAGTATAGGCtgcttttgtttattcatttatttaaagatTGTAAATCAAAAACACATATTGGCAGCTTCTCCAGTTTAAACAGGACTTTTCTGGCATTACTGAAACAAGAGTGCTGCGACTTTGATAGAGTTtatttccagcaggataacacagtGTGTGTTATCCTGCGTGCACACCATTAGACcgccagcagcctgaactgttgttTAGGGATCACACAATTATCTTTGTAGATACTCTttacaaaaaaggaaatgttttcTTAATGTCATTTTCTATTTTGTTACCAGGTATTACCAATCATGAGGTATTCCTAACTGTTACAGTCCTGGGCCTGTGgcccagtgttttgattttatattattgtttagtggtctgttttccttttggtTCTTGGCTTATGACTACTGGTGTTTTGGTTTCCGTTCTGTATTTCTTAGCTTGTGTATTCCTTTGCCCCTGATGTCACTGTTATCTGTGTTCAGTCTGTGGATTTCCTGTGTTTCTAGTTTCGCTTCCTCTGTCTCGTTAAGTCTAATTTCTCCCggctgtgttcccacctgttccTCGTTCCCTCATGTTCATGCCTGTGaatttatagtgtgtgtcctCCAGTGTTCAGAGTCGCGTCATACCCTCAACCAGCTGTGTGTTTTGCCTCCATGTTCCCAGTCTCTTGTCTTCAAGTTCCAAGTGTTTGTTATTagctttgtgttttcagtttagGGATGTTATTATGAGTTATGTTTGGAGTTTCTGCCACAGCgcaataaagctgcctctttCCATTCAccgagtccagcgtttgggtcctcttctcctgcctgcacacagcatACCATGACACtaacaaaaaagcagaaaaccgtttatatatttattgcaGGATATAAGTTTCTATtccataaaatgtaaaagtgaagATAAGAATGAGATCCCATAAACCACTCTGAcataattcttctttttttaactgacTGTGTTATGATTATTATATCAAGAGTTCTTCATATTGCTCCATGAGTACAGAAGTCACATGGTCTAATGTCAAGGGCCATTATTGTGAAAGATAACACTTCAGCTtctataaataattaaaaaaattcttCATATCATTCACAAATCCATCAGTACCTTTCCGACCTGCTGCCTACATACACACGGTGTCAGGTGCTACGGTCTTCAGCCATGGGTCTGCTTTCTGTCGCTCGCACCAACCTCCAAAGCTTTCAGTGTTTCAGCTTCACCCTCTGGAACTCCCTGAGTCactcaattattattattattattattagtagtagtagtagtagtagtcgTAGTAGTCATAGTATTGTGGCGGGGCGGGGTCTGCGGCGCAGCTGCGGGGGACGCGGACACACCTGAGTGTCATCTGCAATCACTCCTCGCTGGCTTAAAACAGACTGACCTGGTTCCTAactgttgttggtggtgtatgggcggctgcagctgtgtgtattGCTGTGAACAGCAACCGCAATAAAGAAAAGTGTTAACGAGTGCTGAAAACTGCAAACATGCGGTCGGGTCTgatgtgcattattattattattattattattattaatagtagtagtagtagtatctTCCAGCGTGGGCCAAATTGTGAACAAACAAACgagaaatttaaataaaaaattagaaTGGAAATTACtcttaaacattaaaacatgcaCCATGAGTGACTGAACTTTAGACAGAAACAGCACTACAGCTGAATAACAGAACTGGTTTATGTGGATTAGTTTAAAACAGTTTGGAATGCTCTGAAGAAGCTGTCCAATTAAAGTGACCAGGATATGTTCTTcagtgcacatattaaacatattaaacaaatttctttcatttgtgcagtatctctaaaattagaaatatcctgtctcagagtgatgcttaAAAAccagttcatgcatttatttcttctaggctggactactgtaaatCGTTA
The sequence above is a segment of the Oreochromis aureus strain Israel breed Guangdong linkage group 3, ZZ_aureus, whole genome shotgun sequence genome. Coding sequences within it:
- the LOC120433204 gene encoding permeability factor 2-like isoform X2, producing the protein MKTSVAIQCIVLLACMALCTSLVIPRCRCLKTSKSVKIALIAQLKVDEPRPHCNRREVIVTLKDGSEQCLDPESKFTKTLLEKLNQMRDTVLQQWLHAQGE
- the LOC120433204 gene encoding permeability factor 2-like isoform X1; this translates as MKTSVAIQCIVLLACMALCTSLVIPRCRCLKTSKSVKIALIAQLKVDEPRPHCNRREVIVTLKDGSEQCLDPESKFTKTLLEKLNQMKKTVISPQTTTASTTVPESS